The DNA window CTCCTCTCGAGTTCTTACCTTCAAACAAGGCCTGACAGGCACAGGACTTAAAATCTGATGATTGCATGGCTTGAGGCTCAAAGCTGGAAGGCCTTGGTACAAACTCCAACACGGTAAAGATGATCCGCATTCGCCAACACTGCACGGATTCTCCTTCTGTTGTTCCATACTTTGACAATTACCACTACACATGCCTAGTGATAGCTGTGTAACAAGTTTCTCTGATTCCTCTTCTAAGCCAGCTTTCTCATTCTCAACAGTTTCATCAGATTTGATGTCTATTGTTTTCTGAGTATCAACCATAGAGACTGTTCTGCCAAACAGCTTAATACTAGTGATCTGTGGCATATTCGCAGCATCTTCCTTGAAACATTGAGTTTCTTCCGAAGAAATAATCTCCGACTTCTGTGGTAACacgaaagaaattcaaaatcagTAAAGTACCGTTTGGCAAAATCATAAAACatcatgcaatttatcatatcatcataCCGTGCATATAATTGGTTTTAAGTCAGTGGATAAAGGAACTGAAGCTGGAGTTCCTTTCTCTTCCTCCTCGGAGGATTTCGATGTCTGGCAATCGTTTTCTTTTTCAAGAGGCGACAAGCTGACTGGGTGAATCTCAGTGGTACAAGAGTTTGGAGAAAGGCATCTGTTTGCCTGTTCAGAAAATGCTGCTGACCCGAATGCTTCCGAACCAAATGCAGATAGTACCGAGGTTGGAGATTGGGTGTTGTTTTCGGCAACTGACAAGTTAATCGATGGAGATGTTTCCGATTCATTTAGGACGGACTGCCCTTTGAAAGAGTCAACAGGTTTGCGAGGGTACGGATGAAGAGGTTTCCTCTTCGGCCGAGGAGGAGGTATGTCAATTGGCTGAATAGGACTTTCAGCGCTGCCATCAGGTTCCCgcacaacctaaaaaataaatCGTCTCGTTAATTATGTTACTAATTAAAGTATCAATGATTAAAGTCTAAATCTATGTTTATAATACTCATTTTACAAGTGAGAATTATCTACTAAACTAAAATGTATTAACCTTAGAGAAAAACTTTTGAGCATGGCTTCGAATCTGAACTGCAGTTTTGGATCCTATATGTTCTGCATGAAGATTAACAGGGATTTATATCTAACTTGAATACATGGAATATCATTTATTGTAAAattagttcaacaaattttgtTCATAAATTTTACCTTCAATTTGACGCCAGCCACGGCCATATAATTTCAAAGCCTCGACGAATTtttgatgttcttcttcagtCCACTTCTCCCTTTGTTTAGTGATGGTATACGGCTTCCTCGCCTGTTGTAAGTTGAAATAAATTTCAGGACAATATATTCGTTCAAATTTCACTACACTAATATCTCACTACACTAAGCCTGTCGtaaattgaaataaatttcaGGATAATATATTCTTTCAAATTTCACTACACTAAAGCGCTGTTTAACAATGTTGAAAACAATATTTTCAATAACGATTGTGGAAGGAAAATAAAACAACCTTGGGAGTCTGGTCATTTCCAACAGAAGGTATATCCTGCGACTTCGCAACATTTTCAGACACTGCTCTACCTTTGGAATGACACTTACTAACTGCGCCGATTATAGCAGACTTTGTGCCTTCAACTTGATCCTACATTCAAAGAAAGTTAATGATTTGAAAAACCGttatgaaaaaatttgaaaactaAAGATATAGACAAGGGATTGGGACTAATTTCATGATGAAAGAAATTGATGCTCACTAGAATATGTTTGGTTTAAAGAAATTGATGAATTCATATTGAAAGTCGAATCAAAACCCTCTTTTACTATGAAAAGAGGAAAAAAGTCTCCGGAAGAGTGGAGGATTGAATGTAAGATGGATGAAACCTGCTTCATACCAAGCAGCAGCATGTTAAATAGACCTAAGTTCAGTCGTTCTTCGCGTTCAAATCTCACTTACTATCTCAGGCAAATACactcacaaaaataaaatattcagcGATATTTCACTAAGAACACTATGTCAAATAATTTTATACATGAAAATGATCAACTAAGGTGCATAATCAATTCActcgaaattaatttttttcactgCAGAACAAAACATCAGCTCTATAATCTCATTCCTAAACTCTAGGGAACAAACAAGGAATCAAATGAAATACTAGTTTCCTAAAAATTAACCTTATTGAGCTAAGAACTTCACATAACCAGAATGATTTCAGCAGACCATCTCTTTGTTCTTACCAATGTTTTAAACCGAACCATAACAATCAACCAGTTAAACAACTGTGAACAGGTGGTTCGatgtttggttcggtttttaaaacattgcttaATAGCTTTAGATGCTGATCAAGTTATGAAAATGAATTACTCTACATAcacaaaaccacaaaaacaaaaatcaagaaTCAACCTTGTATAATATTTTCAGACAATGCAAAAGTAAGATAAAAAAACATCAAAGGGTATTCAAAACAAGCTCAAGTTTGAACTGTTACTTGTCAAAATTAAAATACCTTAATCTCCATTGTAGCAAAATCAGAGCCAATCCAGAACACCCTATTCTTCACAGATACAAACCTAATAATAACAGCTTCCACCAATCAATTCACATCTAAATAAAGTGAATctttttgtaaaaaataaaaaataaaatcacataTTAAAATCCACAATCTCTTGATTTTTCCATATAATAGCAATAAACAGCTCATAGAAAATTCTAAAAATAGAAACTGACAAAAAAACTACAAAACTACCCTTTTTCACATCAGATCAATCAGATTCTGAATGTTGAGAACTTCttcgaaacaaaaaaaaaaaaatcattttggaaattttttatttttcagaaaatggaTACATACCTTGTGATTTCAGCTGAAGCAATCGAGTTTGTGAGAATCGATTTTCAAGTAAAAACGTAAACTTTCTTGGAATTAGGAGAGAAAGAGCGAATGAAGCAATGGGAAAGATTTGAGCTGAgagaggagaaagagaagaacagaACAgagattataaattaaaaaatgaaaaattaaataaataaaaaaaataaaaaccaaaaaaaacgACAGCGTGACACGTCAGATTAAGAAAAATTttgtacaaaaaaataaaaaatgaaatgaaatttccATGGAGAGTTCGAGAAAACCTGTGAATTTGTGGCTGAGAATGGTCTAAGAGCAAGGACACGTGGCGCGTTGTTgtgatgtatttttttaattggcaaaaattaaaaaataaaaaatagtaaagcAAAATTGTGGTGGTTCAGATTTTTTATTTGTGGAAGAGATTAGTGCAGAGAAGATAATTGAGAagatattttttttgttgttttttagtgTCCCTTTTTGACTTCTTGTTTCACTCGCATTTAAAGGGCGTGAATCTCACTCGCTGTTGTTCTTTAGGGTTTAGGTACAAGTATTGGATGATAATGATatagaaaattaattaattacatcaaaatataaaaaagaaaaatatgactttttataattaaaaaatatttttatttttaaatttattaaaatttattgaataaattaaaaaactcctattaaaatttaaaaattaaaatagctAGAGGTATTATCGTCTATGTGGTCCCTACCGTACTCTCTTCTACGCTTTATGACCACGTCAGCTTCCACTTCCCTTTAGTTTACTGTGAAAGCCAACCACTTAATGGTTCTTATCTTCATTTTGAGCCTTTTCTTATTTATCATATTatcataattatatttaaattaatattatagaCATATCCATAATCTTTTAGAAATTCCCCTTTCAACTCTTAGTTACAACTTGCATAATTTATAAGCATATATACAAAATTTGCATTCTCATGCTTAGTGTGATCACTTTTTTTAATAAGTATTTTTGTGGCATTACATAATATACCTTTAAAGAGCATGCGTTGGATATTTgtgattaaatatatattaaattattgttttttatataaatataaaaatttcttGATATTAAATTATCTAGTATTTAGacctaaaataataatattatttcctccgtcccaaaataagtgtcatatTTGACACtttcacacaaattaaaaaaatgtaataaataaaatagagagaATTGTAAATTTATTAAATTGTCCCTTTTGTTTATTGGTGtattataattatcattaatGCAATGTGAgagaaataataaattaagagtagTAATTAGATgatagaattgaaagataaaatataaaagtgCATTGGAAATTGGatatgacacttattttgggacaaaatattttttaaaatatgacaTTTATTTTGGAACAGAGGGAGTAATTCAAAAGGACATTTTGGATGTATCTAAAAAGTTATGCATGTTTGGTTGCGGAGAAAAAAAAGTGTTGTGCCTTTCTAATATTCGATTATGGTTTGGGGCGAGATCTTAAGATGGTTGAATATCTCTACTGCATTTTACGATTCTGCCTTGCAAAAAATTTACCAGTTTCTAGATTTCCCTAATAGTGGTAAGGTGACTAAAGATAGGTTATGCGTCATTTGTTTCGCATGCATATGGTCTGTGTGGAGGAGGCGAAACAAGAATTTTTTTAGGAAATTGGAAGGAGAAGAAGTAACATTTATCAAGGATATTTAGATGATATCTTTGAAATGGCTTAAGAGTAGAGTTGGCGGATTCAATTACAATATCAATCAATAGATTACAAACCCAACTGTGTGTTTAGGATGCAATAAATGTGAGGATATTGAGATGAATCTTAAAAATGTCCAAgttgatgtatgaatgtgatctATGTTGGTATGTGCTGGCAGTATCTTTTGTTTGTGCAGTGTATTGCAGGTGTACTGCATCTT is part of the Vicia villosa cultivar HV-30 ecotype Madison, WI linkage group LG2, Vvil1.0, whole genome shotgun sequence genome and encodes:
- the LOC131653338 gene encoding protein REVEILLE 7-like: MEIKDQVEGTKSAIIGAVSKCHSKGRAVSENVAKSQDIPSVGNDQTPKARKPYTITKQREKWTEEEHQKFVEALKLYGRGWRQIEEHIGSKTAVQIRSHAQKFFSKVVREPDGSAESPIQPIDIPPPRPKRKPLHPYPRKPVDSFKGQSVLNESETSPSINLSVAENNTQSPTSVLSAFGSEAFGSAAFSEQANRCLSPNSCTTEIHPVSLSPLEKENDCQTSKSSEEEEKGTPASVPLSTDLKPIICTKSEIISSEETQCFKEDAANMPQITSIKLFGRTVSMVDTQKTIDIKSDETVENEKAGLEEESEKLVTQLSLGMCSGNCQSMEQQKENPCSVGECGSSLPCWSLYQGLPALSLKPCNHQILSPVPVRPCLKVRTREEESSCTGSNTGSVCDMENQSKNNSSDTDDTQSRKHQHEGVFLKKSGRGFVPYKRCVSERDENSLIVGLEEREGQRARVCS